The Branchiostoma floridae strain S238N-H82 chromosome 10, Bfl_VNyyK, whole genome shotgun sequence genome has a segment encoding these proteins:
- the LOC118424869 gene encoding transmembrane protein 177-like, producing MEKSYSCDRASELLQHFVTKYRHVLLGASAVGVFAIKLAPHVAPQWYYPTVYQLWDQDGPVQLPLHHGNLFQEVSGKFGLNDAGKFKVFPLYGFYDPFSAGLSWLPGGVVLGVPSYFLNASKEDVQNKQITVSGKLLNFASEEGKQFCNSLVFSDSALKFAIGRELSMVKSNAALYQATLPPVCLVGTYAGILYSKQLLGLFQIPFRFRVALNILGGTIGLVVYYLLSDTMEHYFDHKADKVCAKLGREYAQGGMEFYDKLLLRNQALRVLLGRKGQKMYTPYGNVRPKSMFFMKHPQLTDRRRKVAEIYHFDFA from the exons atggaaaaatcttactcgTGCGATCGGGCAAGTGAG CTCCTGCAACATTTTGTGACCAAGTATCGGCACGTACTACTGGGTGCCTCTGCCGTGGGGGTGTTCGCTATCAAACTGGCCCCCCACGTTGCACCCCAATGGTACTACCCAACCGTCTACCAACTGTGGGACCAAGATGGACCAGTCCAACTCCCACTGCATCATGGGAACCTCTTCCAGGAGGTTTCTGGGAAATTTGGATTGAACGATGCTGGGAAATTCAAGGTTTTCCCTCTGTATGGATTCTACGATCCCTTCAGTGCAGGTTTATCATGGCTGCCAGGTGGCGTTGTTTTGGGTGTACCCAGCTATTTCTTGAACGCCAGCAAAGAGGACGTCCAGAACAAACAAATCACAGTGTCTGGAAAGCTGCTCAATTTCGCATCAGAGGAAGGAAAGCAATTCTGCAACTCTCTGGTGTTCAGTGACTCTGCACTGAAGTTTGCAATAGGAAGGGAACTTTCTATGGTGAAGAGTAACGCTGCACTGTACCAGGCTACCCTACCACCGGTCTGTTTAGTGGGAACATATGCAGGTATTCTGTACAGCAAGCAACTCCTTGGCTTGTTCCAGATCCCTTTTCGGTTCAGGGTGGCGCTGAATATCTTGGGAGGAACAATAGGTTTGGTAGTATACTACCTTCTCTCGGACACAATGGAGCACTACTTTGACCACAAAGCAGACAAGGTGTGTGCGAAACTTGGCAGGGAATACGCACAGGGAGGGATGGAGTTCTACGACAAACTCTTACTAAGAAATCAGGCATTAAGGGTGCTGCTTGGTCGAAAGGGCCAGAAGATGTACACACCTTACGGGAATGTGCGACCAAAAAGCATGTTCTTCATGAAGCACCCACAGCTAACAGATAGGAGGAGGAAGGTGGCAGAAATATATCACTTTGATTTTGCCTAG